Proteins encoded in a region of the Isosphaeraceae bacterium EP7 genome:
- a CDS encoding (5-formylfuran-3-yl)methyl phosphate synthase — MAGLLVSVRSAAEALAAIAGGVTVLDVKEPDRGPLGRADPEVWAAVARLAPAGIPVSVALGELREWDKQPPPRSESWAGITYRKLGLAGSGPDGTAAWMTLRQAWGPGPRWVAVAYADWAEANAPDPDQVLDMAISAPDCVGILVDTWSKLKPSPVDLSWSPWIERARKASRFVALAGGLDESAIARLAPLNPHVFAVRGSACQRGLRTEAINSERVSSLVRAARDAGRVPARTQSGQWG; from the coding sequence GTGGCTGGCTTGCTCGTGAGCGTGCGATCGGCGGCGGAAGCTCTCGCCGCCATCGCCGGTGGCGTCACCGTCCTGGATGTGAAGGAGCCCGACCGCGGCCCGCTGGGCCGCGCCGACCCCGAAGTCTGGGCCGCCGTCGCACGACTGGCGCCGGCCGGAATTCCGGTCAGTGTCGCGCTTGGTGAACTGCGAGAATGGGACAAGCAGCCACCGCCTCGCTCGGAGTCCTGGGCGGGGATCACCTACCGCAAACTCGGCCTGGCCGGATCTGGCCCCGATGGCACGGCGGCCTGGATGACCCTGCGACAGGCGTGGGGCCCCGGCCCCAGGTGGGTCGCCGTGGCTTATGCCGACTGGGCCGAGGCCAATGCCCCCGACCCCGATCAGGTGCTCGACATGGCCATCTCCGCCCCCGACTGCGTGGGCATTCTGGTCGATACCTGGAGCAAGTTGAAGCCCAGCCCCGTCGACCTGAGCTGGTCGCCCTGGATCGAACGGGCCCGCAAGGCCAGTCGATTCGTCGCGCTCGCCGGTGGCCTGGATGAGTCCGCCATCGCCCGCCTCGCCCCTCTGAATCCCCACGTCTTCGCCGTCCGAGGCTCCGCCTGCCAGCGGGGCCTTCGAACCGAAGCTATCAACTCCGAGCGAGTCTCCAGCCTCGTCCGGGCTGCCCGCGATGCCGGGCGAGTCCCGGCTCGGACCCAGTCCGGCCAGTGGGGCTAG
- a CDS encoding DUF2142 domain-containing protein, protein MNDRTWVLIVGASLIVNLCWALAVRPLDAPDEPAHLQAVRQVQLRRMLPEVHYSFARDPAGEIVRTPDDPATRYYAMRRGVLDEYKLEPYESMQPPLYYLVAGLAAMPVGQNPVWAMVTGRVVSACLGASAVGCLWLAVRRLAPGSPALALAAAGFVGLLPQFAFNSASVSNDSAVNFASALAVAVWIGALRTPESDPRLLRSGAAVGLALLAKLNAVALVPGLLLLVLFQAWPGAEGLARVGRIARLAAWTGAGLLAISGWWFVRNFIVYDGDPTGSRDAIRFYQANFKPLNVWSRDDWALLRAMSWESFWGRFGWLTIRLPDWRYVEARLASVLLLVLSAWAILRRWRALDGVQVRAGIILATVFATLLASYLQFNFSVAFQSQSRYLFPAILPLALALTGGLATLPPTPNGRRWAVGLLLVWMASLNLSGLWKVGP, encoded by the coding sequence GTGAACGATCGCACCTGGGTGCTCATCGTCGGGGCCTCGCTGATCGTCAATCTCTGCTGGGCTCTGGCGGTCAGGCCGCTGGACGCGCCCGACGAGCCGGCTCACTTGCAGGCGGTGCGGCAGGTCCAGTTGAGGCGGATGCTGCCTGAGGTGCACTACTCGTTTGCCAGGGACCCGGCCGGCGAGATTGTCCGGACCCCCGACGACCCGGCGACTCGCTACTACGCGATGCGGAGGGGTGTCCTGGACGAGTACAAGCTGGAACCTTACGAGTCGATGCAGCCGCCGCTCTATTACCTCGTCGCGGGCCTGGCGGCGATGCCCGTCGGTCAGAATCCGGTCTGGGCGATGGTGACAGGGCGAGTCGTCTCGGCCTGCCTGGGCGCCTCGGCAGTCGGCTGTCTCTGGCTGGCCGTCCGCCGCCTCGCCCCCGGTTCGCCGGCTCTCGCCCTGGCCGCGGCAGGCTTCGTGGGCCTTTTACCCCAATTCGCGTTCAATAGCGCCAGCGTCTCGAACGACTCTGCGGTGAACTTCGCCAGCGCACTGGCCGTGGCCGTCTGGATCGGAGCCTTGAGGACGCCAGAGTCGGATCCTCGGCTTCTCCGCTCGGGGGCGGCCGTGGGGCTGGCCCTGCTGGCCAAACTCAACGCCGTGGCCCTGGTTCCAGGTCTACTCCTGCTGGTCCTGTTCCAGGCCTGGCCTGGGGCCGAAGGATTGGCGCGCGTCGGCCGGATCGCACGGCTGGCGGCCTGGACCGGGGCAGGCTTGCTGGCCATCTCGGGATGGTGGTTCGTCCGGAATTTCATCGTCTACGACGGTGATCCGACAGGCAGCCGCGACGCGATCCGGTTCTATCAGGCGAACTTCAAGCCGCTCAATGTCTGGTCGAGGGATGACTGGGCGTTGCTGCGGGCGATGAGCTGGGAAAGCTTCTGGGGCCGATTCGGCTGGCTGACGATCCGCCTGCCGGATTGGAGATACGTCGAAGCTCGATTGGCGAGCGTCCTGCTGCTCGTCCTCTCCGCCTGGGCCATCCTGAGACGATGGCGGGCCCTGGATGGCGTGCAGGTTCGCGCGGGAATCATCCTGGCGACGGTCTTCGCCACGTTACTGGCGTCCTACCTCCAGTTCAACTTCAGCGTCGCGTTCCAGTCGCAGTCTCGCTACCTCTTCCCGGCGATTCTGCCGCTGGCCCTCGCTCTGACCGGCGGGCTTGCGACGTTACCCCCCACCCCGAACGGACGACGCTGGGCAGTCGGATTGCTGCTCGTCTGGATGGCGAGCCTCAACCTGTCAGGGCTCTGGAAGGTGGGGCCGTAA
- a CDS encoding site-2 protease family protein yields METLNFLLNVAKVVLGLGFVIFLHELGHFALAKWNGVKVKAFSIGFPPALWKRRWGETEYVIGAVPLGGYVSMLGEGDENDPENPDAANDPRAYKNKSVGARMAIITAGVVMNLILGIAFFMFVYMNGTLELPAKVGRVVAGSPAYKAGLRSGDDIVSIDGRDGVDFGTLKMKVALSATGQTLRLGIKRPGQDGLITMDFEPRREKSAETPTIGIVPSKSLDLARPPFIRPPGTDAKDELKEAETLKLDDRLIAVGPAGGPLTELVPEDSLGFDRIASANRGVPLTAAFRRPVAKDKPSETPERLELTFPVNHFLDFGLRMEMGPISAIRGNSPAERAGFQVGDLIETIDGKPVDDPMRLPDLGLSHAGTPLEFVVKRGAESKTIRATPDATPTWVEAVFPGESLEIPGLGLAFPVGAKVRAVTVGSPAEAAGIKAGDTLTSMVLTPTPTPALEGKEGAKARPAEVPKPFTIKFEADQVGPWAYAFNMVQNLPTTQITLGIKGRENPVEIMPVAVADWFYPDRGLGFQTLTRQLPPQPLGASFRRALYEGYDNVVNIYAMIRGLFQSRVSMSSMAGVPRISGMAYAAADSSFVDLIKFLGMLSINLAVINFLPIFPLDGGQFLFLVAEKIRGRPLPDSAMVVGQWAGVAFVLGLILFTNLQDVFLLTRQYFS; encoded by the coding sequence TTGGAAACCCTGAACTTCCTGCTCAACGTCGCCAAGGTCGTGCTCGGCCTGGGCTTCGTGATCTTCCTTCATGAGCTGGGCCACTTCGCGCTGGCCAAGTGGAACGGCGTCAAGGTGAAGGCCTTCTCGATCGGCTTCCCTCCTGCGCTCTGGAAGCGCCGCTGGGGCGAGACCGAATACGTCATCGGCGCGGTGCCACTGGGCGGGTACGTCAGCATGCTGGGCGAGGGGGATGAGAACGACCCCGAGAACCCCGACGCCGCCAACGACCCCCGCGCCTACAAGAACAAGTCCGTCGGAGCCCGGATGGCCATCATCACCGCGGGCGTGGTGATGAACCTGATCCTGGGCATCGCCTTCTTCATGTTCGTCTACATGAACGGCACCCTCGAACTGCCCGCCAAGGTCGGCCGGGTCGTCGCCGGCTCCCCCGCCTACAAGGCAGGGCTGAGGTCGGGCGACGATATCGTCTCGATCGACGGCCGCGACGGGGTCGACTTCGGCACCTTGAAGATGAAGGTGGCCCTGAGCGCCACCGGCCAGACCCTGCGCCTGGGGATCAAGCGGCCGGGCCAGGACGGCCTGATCACGATGGACTTCGAGCCCCGCCGCGAGAAGTCGGCCGAGACCCCGACCATCGGGATCGTTCCCAGCAAGAGCCTGGACCTGGCCCGGCCTCCGTTCATCCGACCCCCGGGCACCGACGCCAAGGACGAGCTCAAGGAGGCCGAGACGCTCAAGCTGGACGATCGGCTCATCGCCGTCGGCCCCGCCGGCGGTCCACTCACCGAGCTTGTGCCGGAGGACTCCCTGGGGTTCGACCGGATCGCCTCGGCCAATCGAGGAGTGCCGCTGACCGCTGCCTTCCGCCGGCCTGTTGCGAAGGATAAGCCCTCAGAGACGCCCGAACGGCTCGAATTGACGTTCCCGGTCAATCACTTCCTGGACTTCGGCCTGCGGATGGAGATGGGACCCATCTCGGCAATCCGGGGCAATTCACCGGCCGAGCGTGCAGGCTTCCAGGTCGGTGACCTGATCGAGACAATCGACGGCAAGCCGGTCGACGACCCGATGCGACTGCCCGATCTCGGGCTGTCTCATGCCGGTACCCCGCTCGAATTCGTGGTGAAGCGCGGCGCTGAGTCGAAGACGATCCGGGCCACCCCCGACGCGACGCCCACCTGGGTCGAAGCGGTCTTCCCGGGCGAGTCCCTGGAAATCCCCGGACTGGGTCTGGCTTTCCCCGTCGGCGCCAAGGTGCGAGCCGTGACCGTCGGGTCGCCGGCCGAGGCCGCCGGGATCAAGGCGGGCGACACCCTGACCTCGATGGTGCTAACACCGACGCCGACCCCCGCGCTTGAAGGTAAGGAAGGCGCGAAGGCCAGGCCGGCCGAGGTGCCCAAGCCGTTCACCATCAAGTTCGAGGCCGATCAGGTCGGCCCCTGGGCCTATGCGTTCAACATGGTCCAAAATCTGCCGACCACGCAGATTACGCTCGGCATCAAGGGGCGAGAGAACCCCGTCGAGATCATGCCGGTCGCCGTGGCCGACTGGTTCTATCCCGATCGCGGGCTGGGATTCCAGACGCTCACCCGCCAGTTGCCGCCTCAGCCCCTCGGCGCGTCGTTCCGTCGTGCCTTGTATGAGGGTTACGACAATGTCGTCAACATCTACGCGATGATCCGCGGCCTGTTCCAGTCGCGCGTCAGCATGAGCAGCATGGCGGGCGTCCCCCGGATCTCGGGAATGGCGTACGCCGCGGCCGATAGCAGCTTCGTCGACCTGATCAAGTTCCTGGGGATGCTGTCGATCAACCTGGCGGTGATCAACTTCCTGCCGATCTTCCCCCTCGACGGCGGCCAGTTCCTGTTCCTGGTCGCCGAGAAGATTCGCGGCCGCCCCCTGCCCGACTCGGCGATGGTCGTCGGCCAGTGGGCCGGCGTGGCGTTCGTCCTGGGCCTGATCCTCTTCACCAACCTCCAGGACGTCTTCCTGCTGACCCGCCAGTACTTCTCCTGA
- the dxr gene encoding 1-deoxy-D-xylulose-5-phosphate reductoisomerase, whose amino-acid sequence MPSGDPYNVVILGSTGSVGRSALSVIAHDGGARLRAHGLAAGSSWQGLLAQAREARPRYIALADPEAAAQVDGQLRGTGVELLQGPDAIERMVTDPETDRVLSAIVGAAGLRGTWAALEAGKTVALANKETLVVAGPLVMDLARRREAVILPVDSEHSAIFQAMRSGKAGEVRRVILTSSGGPFRGKTARELAEVTPEQALAHPTWRMGPKISVDSATLMNKALEVIEARWLFDLEPSQIEVVVHPESVVHSMVEFVDGSILAQLSPPDMRLPIQYALNYPDRVSGPCPLLDLTRVMALHFEPPDRETFPALELGFEVMRRGGTAGAALNAANEAAVARFLEGSLGFLDIPRACRAALDHHPFDPRPDLDALWAVDAKARQEVRRWKP is encoded by the coding sequence ATGCCGTCGGGCGATCCTTACAATGTGGTGATCCTCGGCTCCACCGGCTCGGTTGGCCGGAGCGCCTTGAGCGTGATCGCCCACGACGGCGGTGCCCGCCTGCGTGCGCACGGACTTGCCGCCGGCTCTAGCTGGCAAGGGCTGCTGGCCCAGGCCCGCGAGGCCCGGCCCAGGTACATCGCGCTGGCCGACCCGGAAGCCGCCGCCCAGGTCGACGGGCAGCTCCGCGGCACCGGGGTCGAGCTGCTCCAAGGGCCGGACGCCATCGAGCGGATGGTGACCGACCCCGAGACCGACCGCGTGCTGAGCGCCATCGTGGGGGCCGCGGGCCTACGCGGGACCTGGGCGGCGCTCGAGGCCGGAAAGACCGTCGCGCTCGCCAATAAAGAGACTTTGGTCGTCGCCGGCCCCCTGGTGATGGATCTGGCCAGGCGCCGCGAGGCCGTCATCCTGCCGGTGGACAGCGAGCATTCGGCCATCTTCCAGGCGATGCGCTCGGGCAAGGCGGGCGAGGTCCGGCGGGTGATCCTGACCTCGTCGGGCGGACCCTTCCGAGGCAAGACGGCGCGTGAGTTGGCCGAGGTCACCCCCGAGCAGGCACTGGCCCACCCCACCTGGAGGATGGGCCCCAAGATCTCGGTCGACTCGGCCACCCTGATGAACAAGGCGCTCGAGGTGATCGAGGCCCGCTGGCTGTTCGACCTGGAGCCTTCGCAGATCGAGGTCGTGGTGCACCCCGAGAGCGTGGTGCACTCGATGGTCGAGTTCGTCGACGGCAGCATCCTGGCTCAGCTCTCGCCGCCCGATATGCGTCTGCCCATCCAATATGCTCTGAACTACCCCGACCGCGTCTCGGGCCCCTGCCCGCTGCTGGACCTGACCCGCGTGATGGCCCTGCATTTCGAGCCGCCCGACCGCGAGACTTTCCCGGCACTTGAGCTAGGGTTCGAGGTCATGCGGCGCGGCGGGACGGCCGGCGCCGCCTTGAACGCCGCCAATGAGGCCGCCGTGGCGCGGTTCCTCGAAGGCTCCCTGGGCTTCCTCGACATCCCCCGCGCCTGCCGCGCGGCGCTGGACCATCACCCGTTCGACCCCCGGCCCGATCTCGATGCCCTCTGGGCCGTCGACGCGAAGGCCAGGCAGGAGGTCCGCCGTTGGAAACCCTGA
- a CDS encoding DUF4214 domain-containing protein: MPFTDRRAKRRRRIRLTIEGLEPRWTPAGTPALVQRIELPGAGTAWNYNIGTFVASPLIADLDQSGRNSVVVPGGNYNLYSYQSGSGQPTKTFSTGGIGGEFQTTPIIVDLGNGTRALFAGDTKGQLWGWDAKTAALLPGWPQNTLHRFSDQANEPDQILGGIATGDLDGDGSPEIVVTSINHLVSAFHADGSLFWQFSNDDTVFSAPVIGDIDGDGKLDIVIGGDSSKIPSGPPNNVDVYSAGGRLTVLSWNGRREWVAQTDQAIQSSPSLIDLNSDGNLEVVVGSGSFYQGDRGNGVYAFNANGTPFRNGNSLFYRTVPVGSTVNGKVRTSPVAADLDGDGSPEVVVTDFNGRVHAIKANGQALWAVDFLPGQYVVSTAAIADVNGDGTPDVIVAHSDYTKAFDGKTGRVVWTEITDSPDPSVPDRFFSGAAIGDLKGDGTFQMVSLATALAPNRSSVLSPSYLRVYDLPASTSINTWAEPRGDASGAAIARSEGWLTNYVGQLYSQAVGRAPTGTDLAAQLAGFRRAASLLPGTLGIVGSAEARAKLVTTYYLSYLGRTPDQAGLQANLAAFDRGATPQTLLNAFLVSPEFYGIGGNTSDSGWINNLYRATLARVASQPEINAWLGVLQSNPNARGNLPLSFIGSREWTEGTVRDVYYRYFGGSPAPDTLASAGRDLRAGVSTEVVTARLLASAGNYANTTQDGSTIRFLYRDVLQREPSGQEVANWLNQVEAGLSVATLTRAFVTSSEYRDIVVASYYQTYLGRGSTQAERASLVALIGQPGRTRNDALAALMASDEYYRNAGNTPNAYVNKVFNDLLGHGPDANQLSTYTTKITISQTRSQLPSDLIYNAAGEYSTKISNGLVYRYLRRFPYTKLDGTVNPPDASAQAAATKPFADFLTNRGNPEELEIGLLTSGEYLNLARGKAAWNGVRWGLGNRVYFA; the protein is encoded by the coding sequence ATGCCCTTCACGGATCGCAGAGCGAAGCGGCGCCGACGGATACGGCTGACAATTGAGGGGCTGGAGCCGCGCTGGACTCCCGCCGGCACGCCTGCGCTCGTCCAGCGGATCGAGTTGCCCGGGGCGGGGACGGCCTGGAACTACAACATCGGCACATTCGTCGCCTCCCCCCTGATCGCCGACCTCGATCAGTCGGGCAGAAACTCGGTGGTGGTGCCCGGCGGCAACTACAACCTGTACTCCTACCAGTCAGGGTCGGGCCAGCCGACCAAAACCTTCTCCACCGGCGGGATCGGCGGCGAGTTCCAGACCACGCCCATCATCGTCGACTTGGGCAACGGGACGCGGGCCCTCTTCGCCGGCGACACCAAGGGTCAGCTCTGGGGCTGGGACGCGAAGACCGCCGCGCTGCTGCCCGGCTGGCCGCAAAACACGCTCCACCGCTTCAGCGATCAGGCCAACGAGCCCGACCAGATCCTCGGCGGGATCGCCACGGGAGACCTTGACGGCGACGGCTCGCCCGAGATTGTCGTCACGAGCATCAACCACCTCGTCTCGGCCTTCCACGCCGACGGCTCGCTCTTCTGGCAGTTCTCCAACGACGACACCGTCTTCAGCGCCCCGGTCATCGGCGACATCGACGGCGACGGCAAGCTCGACATTGTCATCGGCGGAGACTCCAGCAAGATCCCCTCGGGCCCGCCCAACAACGTCGACGTCTATTCCGCCGGGGGACGGCTCACGGTCCTTTCCTGGAACGGCCGCCGCGAGTGGGTGGCCCAGACCGACCAGGCCATCCAGTCTTCGCCCTCGCTGATCGACCTCAATTCCGACGGCAATCTGGAAGTGGTCGTCGGCAGCGGCAGCTTCTACCAGGGCGACCGGGGCAACGGCGTCTACGCCTTCAACGCCAACGGCACCCCGTTCCGGAACGGAAACAGCCTCTTCTACAGGACGGTGCCGGTGGGCTCGACCGTCAACGGCAAGGTGAGGACCTCGCCGGTTGCCGCCGACCTGGACGGCGACGGCTCGCCCGAGGTTGTCGTCACCGACTTCAACGGCCGCGTCCACGCCATCAAGGCCAACGGCCAGGCGCTCTGGGCGGTCGACTTCCTCCCCGGCCAGTACGTCGTCAGCACCGCGGCCATCGCCGACGTCAACGGCGACGGCACGCCCGACGTCATCGTGGCGCACTCCGATTACACCAAGGCATTCGACGGCAAGACCGGGCGCGTGGTCTGGACCGAGATCACCGACTCGCCCGACCCCTCCGTCCCAGACCGCTTCTTCAGCGGCGCGGCCATCGGCGACCTGAAGGGCGACGGCACCTTCCAGATGGTTTCCCTCGCCACGGCCCTCGCCCCGAACCGCTCCTCGGTTCTTTCTCCCAGCTACCTTCGGGTCTACGACCTGCCGGCGTCCACCTCGATCAACACCTGGGCCGAGCCCCGAGGCGACGCGTCGGGCGCGGCCATCGCGCGTTCGGAAGGATGGCTGACGAACTACGTCGGCCAGCTCTACAGCCAGGCCGTCGGCCGAGCCCCCACCGGCACCGATCTCGCCGCGCAGCTCGCCGGATTCCGCCGCGCCGCGTCTCTTCTCCCGGGTACGCTCGGGATCGTGGGCAGCGCCGAGGCCCGCGCCAAGCTTGTGACCACGTATTACCTCAGCTACCTGGGCCGGACGCCCGACCAGGCCGGCCTGCAAGCCAACCTCGCGGCCTTCGACCGGGGCGCCACCCCGCAGACCCTGCTCAACGCCTTCCTCGTCTCGCCCGAGTTCTACGGGATCGGCGGCAATACCAGCGACTCGGGATGGATCAACAACCTCTACCGCGCGACCCTGGCCCGCGTCGCCAGCCAGCCCGAGATCAACGCCTGGCTGGGCGTCCTCCAGTCGAACCCCAACGCTCGCGGCAACCTGCCCTTGAGCTTTATCGGCTCTCGCGAGTGGACCGAGGGGACCGTGCGTGACGTCTATTACCGCTACTTCGGCGGCAGCCCGGCCCCCGACACCCTGGCCTCGGCCGGACGCGACCTGCGGGCGGGAGTCTCCACAGAGGTCGTCACCGCCCGCCTGCTCGCCAGCGCCGGGAACTATGCCAACACCACGCAGGATGGCTCGACCATCCGCTTCCTCTATCGAGACGTGCTCCAGCGCGAGCCCTCGGGCCAGGAGGTCGCCAACTGGCTCAATCAGGTCGAAGCGGGCCTGAGCGTGGCGACGCTGACGCGAGCCTTCGTCACCTCGTCGGAGTACCGCGACATCGTCGTGGCTTCCTACTATCAGACCTACCTCGGCCGGGGTTCGACTCAGGCCGAGCGAGCGAGCCTCGTCGCCCTGATCGGCCAGCCGGGACGCACCCGAAATGACGCCCTGGCCGCCCTGATGGCCAGCGACGAGTACTACCGGAACGCCGGCAACACGCCGAACGCCTACGTCAACAAGGTCTTCAACGACCTCCTCGGCCACGGCCCCGATGCCAATCAACTCTCGACCTACACCACCAAGATCACGATCAGCCAGACCCGGTCTCAGCTACCAAGTGACCTGATCTACAACGCCGCCGGCGAATACTCGACGAAGATCTCCAATGGCCTGGTCTACCGCTACCTGCGTCGGTTCCCATACACCAAGCTCGACGGCACGGTGAATCCGCCCGACGCATCGGCCCAGGCCGCGGCCACCAAGCCCTTCGCCGACTTTCTGACCAACCGAGGCAACCCCGAAGAGCTGGAGATCGGCCTGCTGACCTCGGGCGAATACCTCAACCTGGCCAGGGGCAAGGCCGCCTGGAACGGCGTGCGCTGGGGCCTCGGGAACCGGGTCTACTTCGCCTGA
- a CDS encoding mandelate racemase/muconate lactonizing enzyme family protein, translated as MTSDLKITKVEAIYLRLPEVKQQCDSGQDALIVKVTTDAGIVGIGEVDSAPLAAKAVIEGPFSHTVTSGLGHLLIGEDPFCTEYLWSKMYNANIYAGRRGIAIHAMSGIDLALWDIKGKALGMPVWKVLGGGFTKSLRPYASTLFGATPEETGERARKFAGMGFSAVKFGWAPMGKDAKTDVALIREARAGLGDDLDLMIDAGLVYDAKTAIQRAKAFEQYNPFWFEEPLAPDDYEGYAKLSAASSLRIAAGEEESERKSFATLMDVGKVDLIQVDLTRCGGFTEGIKIAAMAADRGIPVVNHGFTTYLNVAAAVHYLASIPNTLGLLEFVVEEGTTLRHHISEPIKSVDGRVAVPDAPGLGIELNEKGIAKYRVD; from the coding sequence ATGACCAGCGACTTGAAGATCACGAAGGTCGAGGCGATTTATCTGCGACTGCCCGAGGTCAAGCAGCAGTGCGACAGCGGCCAGGACGCACTGATCGTCAAGGTCACCACCGACGCGGGCATCGTCGGCATCGGCGAGGTCGACAGCGCCCCGCTCGCCGCCAAGGCGGTCATCGAGGGTCCGTTCTCGCACACCGTCACCTCCGGCCTGGGCCACCTGCTCATCGGCGAGGACCCGTTCTGCACCGAGTATCTCTGGTCCAAGATGTACAACGCCAACATCTATGCGGGCCGCCGCGGCATCGCCATCCACGCGATGAGCGGCATCGACCTGGCGCTCTGGGACATCAAGGGCAAGGCCCTGGGCATGCCCGTCTGGAAGGTCCTGGGCGGCGGGTTCACCAAGAGCCTACGCCCCTATGCCAGCACCCTCTTCGGCGCCACCCCCGAGGAGACCGGCGAGCGGGCCCGCAAGTTCGCCGGCATGGGCTTCTCCGCCGTGAAGTTCGGCTGGGCCCCCATGGGCAAGGACGCCAAGACCGACGTGGCCCTGATCCGCGAGGCCCGCGCCGGGCTGGGCGACGACCTCGACCTGATGATCGACGCCGGACTCGTCTACGACGCCAAGACGGCCATCCAGCGAGCCAAGGCCTTCGAACAGTACAACCCGTTCTGGTTCGAGGAGCCGCTCGCCCCCGACGACTACGAGGGCTACGCCAAGCTCTCCGCGGCCAGCAGCTTACGCATCGCCGCCGGCGAGGAAGAGAGCGAGCGCAAGAGCTTTGCCACCCTGATGGACGTCGGCAAGGTTGACCTCATCCAGGTCGACCTGACGCGTTGCGGCGGTTTCACCGAAGGGATCAAGATCGCCGCCATGGCCGCCGACCGCGGCATCCCGGTGGTCAACCACGGCTTCACCACCTACCTGAACGTCGCCGCCGCCGTCCATTATCTGGCCAGCATCCCCAATACCCTCGGCCTGCTCGAATTCGTCGTAGAGGAGGGGACCACCCTGCGCCACCACATCAGCGAGCCGATCAAGTCGGTCGACGGCCGGGTCGCCGTGCCCGACGCCCCCGGGCTGGGCATCGAACTGAACGAGAAGGGCATCGCCAAGTACCGCGTCGACTGA
- a CDS encoding HTTM domain-containing protein, whose product MNPLRAWNRFWFAPVSARPLGLFRIAFGMLALANLALLATDMTHWFTSAGLVRGVDAPGVAGSLRYSLLQTWQSPAVVGIVFGAQALALVLLLVGWHTRLVSVAVYLLQLTLHHRNIASANDADILLIATSFALMFSPSGAAFSLDALRAARRRGTAAEPLIEPWGQRLIQIQLVLAYAMVAFYRGRGINWFDGSAVHFLLNNPELGRFRLDPLSMQPMVINALTFAAVALGGALPFLLWFKSTRSWMIAGGLTLHVGAMLVMNIPLFNELCMATYLLFMTPEELAAVARPFRSLVSARERKAAVRAEFAGRVDGPHIGIASHRPERVGSDRVVTLAETR is encoded by the coding sequence ATGAACCCCCTGCGTGCCTGGAATCGGTTCTGGTTCGCCCCGGTCTCGGCCCGCCCGCTGGGCCTCTTCCGGATCGCGTTCGGCATGCTGGCGCTGGCCAACCTGGCCCTGCTGGCGACGGACATGACGCACTGGTTCACCTCCGCCGGCCTCGTCCGCGGGGTGGACGCCCCAGGCGTCGCCGGCTCACTGCGCTACTCCCTGCTCCAGACCTGGCAGTCGCCCGCCGTGGTCGGAATCGTCTTCGGTGCGCAGGCCCTGGCCCTGGTCTTGCTGCTCGTCGGTTGGCATACCCGCCTGGTGAGCGTCGCCGTCTATCTGCTTCAGTTGACACTCCACCATCGCAACATCGCATCGGCCAACGATGCCGATATCCTGCTGATCGCCACTTCGTTCGCGCTCATGTTCAGCCCCAGCGGCGCGGCCTTCTCGCTGGACGCCCTGCGTGCGGCCAGGCGACGGGGGACGGCGGCGGAGCCCCTGATCGAGCCCTGGGGGCAGCGGCTCATCCAGATCCAGCTGGTGCTCGCCTATGCGATGGTGGCCTTCTATCGGGGCCGCGGAATCAACTGGTTTGACGGCTCGGCGGTGCACTTCCTGCTGAATAACCCCGAGCTGGGCCGCTTCCGCCTCGATCCGCTCTCGATGCAGCCGATGGTGATCAACGCGCTGACCTTCGCCGCGGTCGCCCTTGGTGGTGCCCTGCCCTTCCTGCTCTGGTTCAAGTCCACCCGCTCCTGGATGATCGCCGGCGGCCTGACACTGCACGTCGGGGCGATGCTCGTGATGAACATCCCCCTGTTCAACGAGCTGTGCATGGCCACCTATCTCCTCTTCATGACCCCCGAAGAACTCGCCGCTGTGGCCCGTCCGTTCCGCTCGCTGGTCTCGGCTCGGGAACGCAAGGCTGCGGTGCGTGCCGAGTTCGCCGGCAGGGTCGATGGTCCCCACATCGGCATCGCCTCGCATCGGCCGGAACGGGTTGGCTCGGATCGGGTCGTGACGCTGGCCGAGACTCGCTGA